The Raphanus sativus cultivar WK10039 chromosome 6, ASM80110v3, whole genome shotgun sequence sequence ATCATGATAATCATGCTCTCAAATTAAAAACCAAGATATTTTTACTAAAAGTACAACATTTCTTAAATCTTTGTTacaaaagaattaaaatattgcttactttatatataatatttttaatatattttataaaataattatttaaatatctacTTGTGTAGAATTTTAAATGCatcgaaaattttaattttgagatGATCAGAAACACTTGGATAGCTTAACAGTAATGTGAATAATGCAGCGTATTAAACATTCTCTGTTCATGAATATTatgtattaaaattaatttgaataattttcCAAGCATTTCATAGGATCAAAAACCCATGTGCGACGGTGACAAGCCCGTGTTGTAGACAAACACACGCGTATCGACCAAACACTTGTCATCATCAACCTCCTATAAAAACCATTCACACCTCTTCAGCATTCTCACTACTCACCAGCTTCATTAAAGCTTTTCCCCAACACTCTATAGATAGATACAAAGGGAAACATAGAGAGATGGACGTTAGAGGAGGATGTTGCATAGCAAGATATGGTGGTTACGGTGGTCGCTACGGTCTCTCCAAAGCTGACCGAATCATGCTTCGGTTCCGACCAATTGCTCCTAAACCATCCAGCGACGGCGGATGCCTATCTCCCGGCGCCGGAAAGTATGGCTCCGCTACAACGAGCGGTGGCAGCTCCGACCTCTCCGGTAACACCAAGAGAGGAAAGAGGAAGTATCATAAGGAGAGTTCAGGCGTTAACTCCCGTAAGTGCAACAAGAGGAAGATACCGAACACTACAACCGCTGTTACCTTGTCTCTTTTACCAGAGACACGAGGTTTTCAAGATCTGAATGTTCCTCCAGTggagaagaagcagaagcaaaACGGTCCACTATGGCTGAGCTTCAGCGGTGGAGACGGTGGTATGCCAACACCGTACAAAACGGCGGAGATCTCGCAAAGGACGGTGGTGGTATCGTCGTGTGTGACGGTGGAGCGTGTGACCGACGCTTGGAACGACGGTAATGGATTAGGGAAGACCGATGAGGAGAGGAAGATGAATCTGGTTAGAGACACTTGTCCAGGGTTTATATCGGACGGTGTCGGGAGAGTCACGTGGACCAACGAGGCTTATAAGAAGATGGCGAAGGAAGATATCAATATTCCGGTGGAGGACGGTGCACCGGAGATAAGTTATGATAATTTTCACGTGATTGTAAGGTTGGTGTTGAAGGAGAGGCCCATGTTAACGTACCCGGCGTTCACATGCAGAGTTAGACTGCAGTATACGTGTCAAGATCGTGAAAGAGGATCAGTCACGGTGCCTTGTGATGTGTGGAGGATGGACGGTGGAGGTTTTGCGTGGAAGCTTGACGTTAAGGCCGCTTTGTGTCTGTAACGTTATCCGACTGAGTCCAAAACCGGCCTTGCATTAGACTCGAGTGTTGATCG is a genomic window containing:
- the LOC108829050 gene encoding uncharacterized protein LOC108829050 yields the protein MDVRGGCCIARYGGYGGRYGLSKADRIMLRFRPIAPKPSSDGGCLSPGAGKYGSATTSGGSSDLSGNTKRGKRKYHKESSGVNSRKCNKRKIPNTTTAVTLSLLPETRGFQDLNVPPVEKKQKQNGPLWLSFSGGDGGMPTPYKTAEISQRTVVVSSCVTVERVTDAWNDGNGLGKTDEERKMNLVRDTCPGFISDGVGRVTWTNEAYKKMAKEDINIPVEDGAPEISYDNFHVIVRLVLKERPMLTYPAFTCRVRLQYTCQDRERGSVTVPCDVWRMDGGGFAWKLDVKAALCL